From the Chryseobacterium sp. G0201 genome, the window GATTGGTGTTGTTCTCCAACAGGAATCTTTTGATAAAATAAATTTCCTTCTCACCATCGTAGTAAATACATGTGATCGGCTGGTTTGGTCGCCATTTTTCTAAGATCAGATATTCATCATCGAAACGGTTTCCTAGGTCAAAAGAAATAAGTTTAGCCTCCCCATTACCGGTGACAACTAATATTTTATCGTCTCCTTTAAAACTTCCCAATAAAGTTCCTCTTCCGTCTGCGTTCAGCCTTCTCACGGTATCATCAAACCAAATTCTTCTTGGTGCCAATGTAGAAACGCCTTCTTCTTTAAGATCAATTTTTTTAATCGAATATTTGGTTACCAGATTTCCTTTAGAATCACGTCCTTTGATAGCTAATTCTGAGAAATCGATATCCATTTTGTTTTTTCTGATCCTAGGATTTGGTTTCAAAAGAACTGATACAGTTTCTGCTTCACCATTCGGATTTGCTGAGAAATAAAGCATTTCTGATCCTTTTTTATCTGAAGCTAACGGATAATCTGTATTTCTGGTAACGCCCGTCACAGAAAAACGTTTCATATAATAAGGTCCGTCTCTTCCTTCACGATAGATCATGTTGTAGACCGTTCTTTTATCATTTTTCTTGAAAATTGCGACATGCAAAATATCCTTTCCGATAAAAGTTTTAGCTTCCACTTTCACCACTTTCATACTTCCGTCTTTTCTGAAAGTAATGATATCATCAATATCCGAGCAGTCGAATAAATATTGATCTTTTTTCAGAGAAGTTCCGATGAAACCTTCTTCAAAATTGGCATAGAATTTTTCGTTGGCTACCGCTACCTTCGTTGCGTCAATCGTATCAAAAATTCTAAGTTCAGTTTTTCTTTCTCTGTCTTTACCGTATTTCTTTTGAATATTTAAATAATACTCAATCGCATAGGTAATAAGATGCTCCAAATTATGTTTTACCAACTCTATTTTACCTTCAAGAGCGGCAATATTTTCTTTAAATTTATCTAAATCGAATCTTGAAATTCTTTTAATTCTTATCTCTGTCAATCGAAGAATATCTTCCTGCGTTACAGCTCTTAAAAGATGTTTCGTATGAGGTTTTAATCCTTTGTCTATTGTTTTTAAAACATCATCCCAGGTTTCAACTTCTTCAATATCGTGGTAAATTCTGTTTTCAATAAAAATCCTTTCTAATGAAGAAAAATGCCAGTTTTCCTGCAATTCATGAAGTTCAATTTCCAATTCTTTTTTTAGCAATGAAACTGTGTGATCGGTATTCATTCTTAAAATTTCAGAAACATTCAGGAACATCGGTTTGTCACCAACAATTACACATGCATTCGGAGAAATTGTTACCTGACAGTCTGTAAATGCGTATAAGGCATCAATCGTTTTGTCGGGCGAAGCGTCATTAGGAAGATGAATAAGAATTTCTACTTTGTCTGAAGTATTATCCTCAATTTTTTTGATCTTGATCTTTCCTTTTTCATTTGCTTTTAAGATCGAATCAATTAAATCGCTCGTATTTTTGGAAAAAGGCAGCTCAGTAATGACTAATGTATGCTTATCAGTCTGCGTAATTCTGGCTCTGGCTCTTACTTTCCCACCTCTGTGACCGTCGTTGTATTCAGAAACATCTAAAAAACCAGCGGTTAAGAAATCTGGGAATAATTCGAACTTTTTACCTTTTAAATAAGCAACAGAAGCATTAATTAATTCATTAAAATTATGCGGAAGAATTTTTGTTGAAAGGCCAACACCAATTCCCTCAACTCCCTGCGCAAGAAGCAATGGGAATTTTACCGGAAGATCAATTGGTTCATTATTTCTGCCGTCATAAGATTTTGCCCATTCCGTTGTTTTAGGATTAAAGACAACCTCTAATGCAAAAGGTGTTAATCTCGCTTCAATATATCTCGCTGCCGCCGCAGAATC encodes:
- a CDS encoding DNA gyrase/topoisomerase IV subunit A — protein: MTEEHSHEGESLKKVSGLYKDWFLDYASYVILDRAIPSVYDGLKPVQRRIMHSMRELEDGRYNKVANIVGNTMKYHPHGDASITDAMVAIGQKELLIDTQGNWGNIYTGDSAAAARYIEARLTPFALEVVFNPKTTEWAKSYDGRNNEPIDLPVKFPLLLAQGVEGIGVGLSTKILPHNFNELINASVAYLKGKKFELFPDFLTAGFLDVSEYNDGHRGGKVRARARITQTDKHTLVITELPFSKNTSDLIDSILKANEKGKIKIKKIEDNTSDKVEILIHLPNDASPDKTIDALYAFTDCQVTISPNACVIVGDKPMFLNVSEILRMNTDHTVSLLKKELEIELHELQENWHFSSLERIFIENRIYHDIEEVETWDDVLKTIDKGLKPHTKHLLRAVTQEDILRLTEIRIKRISRFDLDKFKENIAALEGKIELVKHNLEHLITYAIEYYLNIQKKYGKDRERKTELRIFDTIDATKVAVANEKFYANFEEGFIGTSLKKDQYLFDCSDIDDIITFRKDGSMKVVKVEAKTFIGKDILHVAIFKKNDKRTVYNMIYREGRDGPYYMKRFSVTGVTRNTDYPLASDKKGSEMLYFSANPNGEAETVSVLLKPNPRIRKNKMDIDFSELAIKGRDSKGNLVTKYSIKKIDLKEEGVSTLAPRRIWFDDTVRRLNADGRGTLLGSFKGDDKILVVTGNGEAKLISFDLGNRFDDEYLILEKWRPNQPITCIYYDGEKEIYFIKRFLLENNTNPQNFMPSEHPKSFIENIIVANGCTAEIAFAKDKGKERDPETVNIDEFIAVKGIKAIGNQFTKFKVKTINVTIPEPEEEEPEVYEEPENTEGTDDDGGVIGDLFDAGEPEN